A single window of Cydia fagiglandana chromosome 25, ilCydFagi1.1, whole genome shotgun sequence DNA harbors:
- the LOC134676727 gene encoding uncharacterized protein LOC134676727: MVEPEKPFACVMQGCGMTFTNEDHLHVHTKKHDMVLQLGMEQKAAFVADQTPTPTRFIRNCEEVGLFQDLQNVNPFDEGFKQAMETKAGRLSLEGSEVDTLHTPHTLHTPQMFPLDGDALYTTNNQRNITISRSSSDESGAVKEYETTTISKLTNEVTTISRIVGKQDIVDKVTTTDDVAIVRHEDVNKEINETVSYTNNVIKIHSNVEIRKDGVIESKNIPRTLIYTDSVIKDAQVTKDVLLTDKPEKAPPIMSQKSLDFVVDSLEEHNDKEDRQIIKMLKRNYQNALNKDKNDLDDFEIIIRKPDGRQVRMKPVEDDKSKIQNETKEKLKRVLSDKAEKKTSETKIDTPVVQNILPISTLPGTLVPVTIVNPNTILITNNLQKIPIVPLNMNKVSGSFKKTVKRRNSKVEKDCAVDGKEEAEKKKMLEPRTAASRRYRQKQKVLMNWQAEENRLLKETNHKLVAENAALKLLITEHLKKCSNPGDLKLSQAEHHTNR, encoded by the exons ATGGTGGAACCGGAGAAGCCGTTTGCTTGCGTGATGCAGGGCTGCGGTATGACGTTCACTAACGAGGATCATCTGCACGTGCACACTAAAAAGCACGATATGGTTCTTCAACTGGGTATGGAGCAGAAAGCAGCGtttgtag CGGACCAGACACCCACACCAACCCGCTTCATCCGCAATTGCGAGGAGGTGGGGCTCTTCCAGGACCTGCAGAATGTCAACCCGTTTGATGAAGGCTTCAAGCAGGCCATGGAGACTAA AGCTGGCAGGTTATCCCTGGAAGGCTCAGAGGTGGACACCCTCCACACCCCGCACACCCTGCACACCCCCCAAATGTTTCCCCTGGACGGAGACGCTCTTTACACCACCAACAACCAGAGGAATATCACTATAAGCAG ATCATCCAGTGACGAATCAGGCGCCGTTAAAGAATACGAAACAACAACAATTTCCAAACTCACCAATGAGGTGACCACAATCAGTAGGATCGTCGGAAAGCAGGATATAGTCGATAAGGTAACTACCACCGACGACGTTGCTATAGTTAGACACGAAGATGTGAATAAAGAAATCAATGAAACAGTCTCATACACTAATAATGTCATCAAAATACACAGCAATGTAGAAATAAGAAAAGATGGCGTCATTGAATCCAAAAATATACCAAGAACTTTAATATACACAGATTCAGTCATAAAAGATGCACAGGTCACTAAAGATGTTTTGTTAACTGATAAACCTGAGAAAGCTCCGCCTATAATGAGTCAGAAATCGCTAGATTTCGTTGTTGATAGTTTAGAAGAACATAACGATAAAGAGGACAGACAAATTATCAAAATGCTTAAAAGGAATTATCAAAACGctttaaataaagataaaaatgaCTTGGATGattttgaaattataattaGAAAGCCTGATGGTAGACAAGTTAGGATGAAGCCTGTTGAAGATGATAAGAGTAAAATACAGAATGAAACTAAGGAGAAACTAAAAAGAGTTTTATCTGATAAAGCAGAGAAGAAAACTAGTGAAACTAAAATAGATACACCTGTAGTGCAAAATATACTTCCAATATCTACACTACCTGGGACCCTAGTGCCAGTTACAATAGTAAACCCTAATACAATAttaataacaaataatttacaaaaaataccaaTAGTACCTTTGAATATGAACAAAGTGAGTGGTAGTTTTAAGAAAACGGTGAAAAGAAGGAATAGTAAAGTGGAGAAGGATTGTGCGGTGGATGGAAAAGAGGAAGCGGAGAAGAAGAAGATGCTCGAGCCTAGGACAGCTGCTTCTAGAAGATACAG ACAAAAACAGAAAGTGCTAATGAACTGGCAGGCAGAGGAGAACCGCCTCCTGAAAGAAACGAACCACAAGCTGGTCGCAGAGAACGCTGCCCTGAAACTGCTGATCACCGAGCATCTGAAGAAGTGCTCTAACCCCGGGGACCTGA AATTATCACAAGCAGAGCATCACACGAATAGATGA
- the LOC134677207 gene encoding uncharacterized protein LOC134677207 isoform X1, translated as MHFSGLLMMAYMVLPSVFAEDLSYQACVDKYSRKGYQPWQEWSDHYTCHRYRCEIRDGKYFIAAVGCRKPKIPENALECHEYIEDENVEFPTCCARLRCVVEVNGDRIVQTRGQPGELFPDKPWKGQQNEPNPGVVGMGGIPQPNVVSDQQGQPAPGMFNSRGAAEGTDINGRRYVDPFPTQQMQESPRRKRSPAHMISKRNQEADVYPNHPIHRAKVHGYIPEKYTSYFATGSKKHGHPKLLFNYS; from the exons ATGCATTTTAGCGGTCTGTTAATGATGGCTTATATGGTGTTACCTTCCGTTTTTGCTGAGGATCTCAGTT ATCAAGCTTGTGTAGATAAGTACTCAAGAAAAGGATATCAACCTTGGCAGGAGTGGTCGGATCATTACACTTGCCACCGGTATAGATGTGAAATCAGAGACGGAAAATACTTCATAGCTGCGGTTGG CTGTCGAAAACCGAAAATCCCTGAAAATGCTTTGGAATGCCACGAATATATTGAAGATGAGAACGTGG AATTCCCAACCTGCTGCGCTCGTTTGAGATGCGTTGTCGAAGTGAATGGGGATAGAATCGTCCAAACTAGAGGACAACCTGGAGAGCTGTTCCCTGATAA GCCTTGGAAGGGTCAGCAGAATGAGCCAAACCCTGGCGTTGTCGGGATGGGAGGCATCCCGCAGCCTAACGTCGTCTCCGACCAACAAGGTCAGCCGGCCCCTGGAATGTTCAACAGCAGAGGCGCGG CGGAGGGAACTGATATTAATGGAAGGCGCTATGTAGACCCATTCCCGACTCAGCAAATGCAAGAATCACCTCGTAGAAAAAGATCTCCGGCTCATATGATCTCTAAGAGAAACCAAGAAGCTGATGTATACCCTAACCATCCCATTCATCGAGCTAAAGTACACGGCTACATCCCGGAAAAATACACGTCCTACTTCGCAACTGGCTCCAAAAAACACGGCCATCCCAAATTACTTTTCAATTATTcttag
- the LOC134677043 gene encoding F-box/LRR-repeat protein 20, whose product MSYSGRSKFEIGRFSGEDENHINKKLPKELLLRILSYLDVVSLCRCAQVSKLWNILALDGSNWQRIDLFEFQRDVEGPVIENISQRCGGFLRQLSLRGCESIADGSMKTLAQSCPNIEDLNLNKCKKLTDQTCQALGRRCSKLQRINLDSCPSISDISLKALSDGCPLLTHVNVSWCQSITENGVEALARGCPKLKSFICRGCKNVNDRAVSCLATYCPDLEVLNVQGCESLTDESISKLNGGMRLLCVSGCSRLTDASLAALAARCPELVTLELAQCTQLTDAGFQALARSCRMLERMDLEECVLITDVTLVHLAMGCPRLEKLTLSHCELITDNGIKQLSLSPCAAEHLTVLGLDNCPLVTDGALEHLTSCHNLQLIELYDCQLVTRNAIRKLRNHLPNIKVHAYFAPVTPPAAGGAARPRYCRCCDII is encoded by the exons ATGAGTTACTCAGGGAGGAGTAAATTCGAG ATCGGTCGGTTCTCTGGTGAAGATGAGAACCATATCAACAAGAAGTTGCCGAAGGAGCTCCTGCTGCGGATCCTGTCGTACCTGGACGTCGTGTCGCTCTGCCGCTGCGCCCAG GTATCGAAACTATGGAACATTCTGGCTCTGGACGGCTCCAACTGGCAGCGGATAGACCTCTTCGAGTTCCAGAGAGACGTCGAG GGTCCCGTTATAGAGAACATATCGCAGCGCTGCGGCGGGTTCCTTCGCCAACTGTCGCTTCGTGGATGCGAGAGCATAGCTGATGGCTCTATGAAGACCCTCGCACAG TCATGCCCGAACATCGAAGATTTGAACCTGAACAAATGCAAGAAGCTCACCGATCAAACCTGCCAGGCACTCGGCAGGCGATGCAGCAAGCTACAGAG GATAAACCTGGACTCGTGCCCCAGTATCTCGGACATATCACTGAAAGCGCTGTCGGACGGATGTCCG CTCCTGACCCACGTGAACGTGTCGTGGTGCCAGTCCATCACGGAGAACGGAGTGGAGGCGTTAGCTCGAGGCTGCCCTAAACTAAAGAGCTTCATATGCAGAG GCTGCAAGAATGTGAACGACAGAGCTGTGTCGTGCCTAGCCACATACTGTCCGGACCTGGAGGTGCTCAACGTACAGGGCTGTGAA AGCCTAACAGACGAGTCCATATCGAAGCTGAACGGCGGCATGCGGCTGCTCTGCGTGTCGGGGTGTTCGCGGCTGACGGACGCCTCCCTCGCGGCGCTGGCGGCGCGCTGCCCCGAGCTGGTGACGCTGGAGCTGGCGCAGTGCACGCAGCTCACGGACGCCGGCTTCCAGGCCCTGGCCCGG AGTTGTCGCATGTTGGAGCGGATGGACCTGGAGGAGTGCGTGCTCATCACGGACGTGACGCTAGTGCACCTGGCCATGGGCTGCCCCCGGCTCGAGAAACTG ACGTTATCTCACTGCGAGCTGATAACTGACAACGGCATCAAGCAGCTGTCCCTGTCCCCCTGCGCCGCGGAGCACCTCACCGTGTTGG GTCTAGACAATTGTCCGCTGGTGACGGACGGGGCGCTGGAACACCTGACCTCGTGCCACAACCTGCAGCTGATCGAGTTATACGACTGCCAGCTGGTCACTAGGAACGCTATCCGGAAACTTAGG AACCACCTGCCCAACATAAAGGTGCACGCGTACTTCGCGCCGGTGACGCcgccggcggcgggcggcgccgcGCGGCCCCGCTACTGCCGCTGCTGCGACATCATATGA
- the LOC134677207 gene encoding uncharacterized protein LOC134677207 isoform X2: MHFSGLLMMAYMVLPSVFAEDLSYQACVDKYSRKGYQPWQEWSDHYTCHRYRCEIRDGKYFIAAVGCRKPKIPENALECHEYIEDENVEFPTCCARLRCVVEVNGDRIVQTRGQPGELFPDKPWKGQQNEPNPGVVGMGGIPQPNVVSDQQGQPAPGMFNSRAEGTDINGRRYVDPFPTQQMQESPRRKRSPAHMISKRNQEADVYPNHPIHRAKVHGYIPEKYTSYFATGSKKHGHPKLLFNYS, encoded by the exons ATGCATTTTAGCGGTCTGTTAATGATGGCTTATATGGTGTTACCTTCCGTTTTTGCTGAGGATCTCAGTT ATCAAGCTTGTGTAGATAAGTACTCAAGAAAAGGATATCAACCTTGGCAGGAGTGGTCGGATCATTACACTTGCCACCGGTATAGATGTGAAATCAGAGACGGAAAATACTTCATAGCTGCGGTTGG CTGTCGAAAACCGAAAATCCCTGAAAATGCTTTGGAATGCCACGAATATATTGAAGATGAGAACGTGG AATTCCCAACCTGCTGCGCTCGTTTGAGATGCGTTGTCGAAGTGAATGGGGATAGAATCGTCCAAACTAGAGGACAACCTGGAGAGCTGTTCCCTGATAA GCCTTGGAAGGGTCAGCAGAATGAGCCAAACCCTGGCGTTGTCGGGATGGGAGGCATCCCGCAGCCTAACGTCGTCTCCGACCAACAAGGTCAGCCGGCCCCTGGAATGTTCAACAGCAGAG CGGAGGGAACTGATATTAATGGAAGGCGCTATGTAGACCCATTCCCGACTCAGCAAATGCAAGAATCACCTCGTAGAAAAAGATCTCCGGCTCATATGATCTCTAAGAGAAACCAAGAAGCTGATGTATACCCTAACCATCCCATTCATCGAGCTAAAGTACACGGCTACATCCCGGAAAAATACACGTCCTACTTCGCAACTGGCTCCAAAAAACACGGCCATCCCAAATTACTTTTCAATTATTcttag